A single genomic interval of Nocardioides nitrophenolicus harbors:
- a CDS encoding 4a-hydroxytetrahydrobiopterin dehydratase, whose translation MGYQQITAEEFARAEGVGDWRVVGTHAYAVFRTGSFATGLALVNAIGELAEAADHHPDLKLGYPALAVHLTTHDTGTLTTADLGLAQRISAAARDLGVAGDPDAVEAWA comes from the coding sequence ATGGGCTACCAGCAGATCACCGCGGAGGAGTTCGCCCGCGCCGAAGGCGTGGGTGACTGGCGTGTCGTGGGGACACATGCGTACGCCGTGTTCCGCACCGGGAGCTTCGCGACCGGCCTGGCGTTGGTCAACGCGATCGGCGAGCTGGCCGAGGCGGCCGACCACCACCCGGACCTCAAGCTCGGGTACCCCGCGCTCGCGGTGCACCTGACGACCCATGACACCGGGACGCTCACGACCGCCGACCTCGGTCTCGCGCAGCGGATCTCCGCCGCCGCTCGGGATCTCGGGGTCGCGGGCGACCCGGACGCGGTCGAGGCCTGGGCCTAG
- a CDS encoding ATP-binding cassette domain-containing protein: protein MPTPARPRDSHPADSHDVIRVQGAHVNNLRGVDVDIPKRRLTVFTGVSGSGKSSLVFGTIAAESQRMINETYSTFVQGFMPSLARPEVDNLEGITTAILVDQERMGANVRSTVGTATDANAMLRVLFSRIGDPYIGPPTAFAFNVPTRRAGGVMQTEKAGGKVEKKVVKNAVYLGGMCSECEGRGSISDLDLTAIVDESKSLVDGAILVPGYTADGWMVAAFKAVLPPEKPIASYTEAERADFLYAEPRKVKVDKINVTYEGLIPKIRKSMFSKDVDSLQPHIKAFVERAAVFAPCPACDGTRLNEAARSSRINGRSIADVCALQITDAAEWARGIDDPSVAPLLANLLHLFDSFVEIGLGYLSLDRPAGTLSGGEAQRTKMIRHLGSALTDVTYVFDEPTIGLHPHDIARMNKLLLELRDKGNTVLVVEHKPETIAIADHVVDLGPAAGTGGGRICFEGDVAGLRASDTLTGRHLSYRAELKETVRERTGVIEVRGASSHNLRDVDVDVPLGVLCVVTGVAGSGKSSLIHGSIAGRDEVVVIDQGAIKGSRRSNPATYTGLLEPIRKAFAKANGVKPALFSANSEGACESCNGNGMIYTELGFMDTVATVCDECGGKRFQASVLELTFGGLDIAEVLDLPVAQAHAFFASGDAKTPAAAAILQRMEDVGLGYLKLGQPLNTLSGGERQRLKLAMRMGEKGGVYVLDEPTTGLHLADVANLLGLLDRLVDAGKSVIVIEHHQAVMAHADWIIDLGPGAGHDGGTIVFEGTPADLVAKRSTLTGEHLADYVGG, encoded by the coding sequence ATGCCGACGCCCGCCCGTCCCCGCGACAGCCACCCCGCCGACAGCCACGACGTGATCCGGGTGCAGGGCGCCCACGTCAACAACCTGCGGGGGGTCGACGTCGACATCCCGAAGCGCCGGCTCACCGTCTTCACCGGCGTGTCCGGCTCCGGCAAGAGCTCGCTCGTGTTCGGCACCATCGCCGCCGAGTCGCAGCGGATGATCAACGAGACCTACTCGACGTTCGTCCAGGGCTTCATGCCGTCGCTGGCCCGGCCCGAGGTCGACAACCTCGAGGGGATCACGACCGCGATCCTGGTCGACCAGGAGCGGATGGGCGCCAACGTCCGCTCGACCGTCGGCACGGCCACCGACGCCAACGCCATGCTGCGGGTGCTGTTCAGCCGGATCGGCGATCCCTACATCGGCCCGCCCACGGCGTTCGCGTTCAACGTGCCGACCCGCAGGGCCGGCGGCGTGATGCAGACCGAGAAGGCCGGCGGCAAGGTCGAGAAGAAGGTCGTCAAGAACGCCGTCTACCTCGGCGGCATGTGCTCGGAGTGCGAGGGCCGCGGCTCGATCTCCGACCTCGACCTGACCGCGATCGTCGACGAGTCGAAGTCGCTCGTCGACGGTGCGATCCTGGTGCCGGGCTACACCGCCGACGGCTGGATGGTGGCGGCGTTCAAGGCGGTGCTGCCGCCGGAGAAGCCGATCGCGAGCTACACCGAGGCCGAGCGCGCGGACTTCCTCTACGCCGAGCCGCGCAAGGTCAAGGTCGACAAGATCAACGTCACCTACGAGGGCCTGATCCCCAAGATCCGCAAGTCCATGTTCAGCAAGGACGTCGACTCGCTGCAGCCCCACATCAAGGCGTTCGTCGAGCGTGCGGCCGTGTTCGCGCCCTGCCCGGCCTGCGACGGCACCCGCCTCAACGAGGCCGCCCGCAGCTCCCGGATCAACGGCCGCTCGATCGCCGACGTCTGCGCGCTCCAGATCACCGACGCGGCCGAGTGGGCCCGCGGGATCGACGACCCGTCGGTGGCGCCGCTGCTGGCCAACCTGCTCCACCTGTTCGACTCGTTCGTCGAGATCGGGCTCGGATACCTCTCCCTCGACCGACCGGCCGGCACCCTCTCCGGCGGCGAGGCCCAGCGCACCAAGATGATCCGTCACCTCGGCTCCGCGCTGACCGACGTCACCTATGTCTTCGACGAGCCCACCATCGGGCTGCACCCCCACGACATCGCGCGGATGAACAAGCTGCTCCTCGAGCTGCGCGACAAGGGCAACACCGTCCTCGTCGTCGAGCACAAGCCCGAGACCATCGCGATCGCCGACCACGTCGTCGACCTCGGCCCCGCCGCCGGCACCGGCGGCGGCCGGATCTGCTTCGAGGGCGACGTCGCCGGGCTCCGTGCCTCCGACACCCTCACCGGGCGGCACCTCTCCTACCGCGCCGAGCTCAAGGAGACCGTCCGCGAGCGCACCGGCGTGATCGAGGTGCGCGGCGCCTCGTCCCACAACCTGCGCGACGTCGACGTCGACGTACCGCTGGGGGTGCTGTGCGTCGTCACCGGCGTCGCCGGCTCCGGCAAGAGCTCGCTCATCCACGGCTCGATCGCCGGGCGCGACGAGGTCGTGGTCATCGACCAGGGCGCGATCAAGGGCTCGCGACGGAGCAACCCGGCGACGTACACCGGACTGCTGGAGCCCATCCGCAAGGCCTTCGCGAAGGCCAACGGCGTCAAGCCGGCCCTCTTCAGCGCCAACTCCGAGGGCGCGTGCGAGAGCTGCAACGGCAACGGGATGATCTACACCGAGCTCGGGTTCATGGACACCGTCGCCACGGTGTGCGACGAGTGCGGCGGCAAGCGCTTCCAGGCCTCCGTCCTCGAGCTGACCTTCGGTGGGCTCGACATCGCCGAGGTGCTCGACCTCCCCGTCGCCCAGGCGCACGCCTTCTTCGCCTCCGGCGACGCCAAGACCCCCGCCGCGGCCGCGATCCTGCAGCGGATGGAGGACGTCGGGCTCGGCTACCTCAAGCTCGGCCAGCCGCTCAACACGCTCTCCGGCGGCGAGCGGCAGCGGCTCAAGCTCGCCATGCGGATGGGCGAGAAGGGCGGCGTCTACGTCCTCGACGAGCCCACCACCGGCCTCCACCTCGCCGACGTCGCCAACCTCCTCGGCCTCCTCGACCGGCTCGTCGACGCCGGCAAGTCGGTCATCGTGATCGAGCACCACCAGGCCGTGATGGCCCACGCCGACTGGATCATCGACCTCGGCCCCGGCGCCGGCCACGACGGCGGCACCATCGTCTTCGAGGGCACGCCCGCCGACCTGGTCGCGAAGCGGTCGACGCTCACCGGCGAGCACCTCGCCGACTACGTCGGCGGGTGA
- a CDS encoding TetR/AcrR family transcriptional regulator, whose amino-acid sequence MTDSARRYGGRAAGERVAERRARLLAAGLELMGTRGVVGVTVRGVAEESGLAARYFYESFASIEALQLAVFEQIAAEAAQRALGALATAPDDPAARTRAVLAQMAELFLEDPRKGRIALLESITSPVLGPRVLAESRRFAGMLAATASSGDPAQPDAALPVELRLRARFLIGGVAHALSAALQGDVEVERDRLVDVLVDLFLAVRP is encoded by the coding sequence GTGACGGACAGCGCGCGACGGTACGGCGGCCGCGCGGCCGGGGAGCGGGTCGCCGAGCGCCGGGCGCGGCTGCTGGCGGCCGGCCTGGAGCTGATGGGCACCCGCGGCGTCGTCGGCGTGACCGTGCGCGGGGTCGCGGAGGAGTCCGGGCTGGCGGCGCGCTACTTCTACGAGAGCTTCGCGAGCATCGAGGCGCTCCAGCTCGCGGTCTTCGAGCAGATCGCGGCCGAGGCCGCGCAGCGGGCGCTCGGCGCGCTGGCCACCGCGCCGGACGACCCGGCGGCGCGGACCCGGGCGGTGCTGGCGCAGATGGCCGAGCTCTTCCTCGAGGACCCGCGCAAGGGCCGGATCGCCCTGCTGGAGTCGATCACCTCGCCGGTGCTCGGCCCGCGGGTGCTGGCGGAGTCGCGGCGCTTCGCCGGCATGCTCGCCGCCACCGCCTCCTCCGGGGACCCTGCGCAGCCCGATGCCGCACTCCCGGTCGAGCTGCGGCTGCGGGCGCGCTTCCTCATCGGTGGGGTGGCGCACGCGCTCAGCGCCGCGCTACAGGGCGACGTCGAGGTCGAGCGGGACCGACTGGTCGACGTCCTGGTGGACCTCTTCCTCGCCGTCAGGCCGTGA
- a CDS encoding LLM class flavin-dependent oxidoreductase, with protein MTELVFGLDTFGDVTLDPATQERLDHAQVIRNVVEQGVLADQVGVDVFGIGEHHRADFAVTSPEMVLAAIAARTERIGLGTAVTVLSSDDPVRLYERFATLDAVSNGRAEITMGRGSFTESFPLFGYDLAHYDQLFSEKIDLWAALQGEQPVSWDRGSLRPPLRDVRIFPTTERGSIPTWIGVGGSPESVVRAATYGFPLAIAIIGGEPARFAPFTDLYRRALKEFDRPDLPIAVHSPGFVADTDDEAREALYPHFTESRNRIGAERGWGPATRAQYDAEVDHGALFVGSPETVARKIAAAVRDLGIQRFDLKYSNGAMPHPQLLRSIELYGTQVVPRVRELLAQAPVTA; from the coding sequence GTGACCGAGCTGGTCTTCGGGCTCGACACCTTCGGCGACGTCACGCTCGATCCCGCGACCCAGGAGCGCCTGGACCATGCCCAGGTGATCCGCAATGTCGTCGAGCAGGGCGTGCTGGCCGACCAGGTCGGGGTCGACGTGTTCGGCATCGGGGAGCACCACCGCGCGGACTTCGCGGTGACCAGTCCCGAGATGGTGCTGGCCGCGATCGCCGCGCGCACCGAGCGGATCGGGCTCGGCACCGCGGTCACGGTGCTCAGCTCCGACGACCCGGTGCGCCTCTACGAGCGGTTCGCGACCCTCGACGCGGTGTCGAACGGCCGCGCCGAGATCACCATGGGCCGCGGCTCGTTCACCGAGTCCTTCCCGCTGTTCGGCTACGACCTGGCCCACTACGACCAGCTGTTCAGCGAGAAGATCGACCTGTGGGCCGCGCTCCAGGGCGAGCAGCCGGTCAGCTGGGACCGGGGCAGCCTGCGGCCGCCGCTGCGCGACGTACGGATCTTCCCGACCACCGAGCGCGGCTCGATCCCGACCTGGATCGGCGTCGGCGGGTCACCGGAGTCGGTGGTGCGCGCCGCCACCTACGGCTTCCCGTTGGCGATCGCGATCATCGGCGGCGAGCCGGCCCGGTTCGCGCCCTTCACCGACCTGTACCGCCGGGCCCTCAAGGAGTTCGACCGACCGGACCTGCCGATCGCCGTCCACTCCCCCGGCTTCGTCGCCGACACCGACGACGAGGCGCGCGAGGCGCTCTACCCGCACTTCACGGAGAGCCGCAACCGGATCGGCGCCGAGCGCGGCTGGGGGCCCGCCACCCGGGCCCAGTACGACGCCGAGGTCGACCACGGCGCGCTCTTCGTCGGCTCGCCGGAGACGGTCGCGCGCAAGATCGCGGCCGCCGTACGCGACCTCGGGATCCAGCGCTTCGACCTGAAGTACAGCAACGGTGCGATGCCGCATCCCCAGCTGCTGCGCAGCATCGAGCTCTACGGCACCCAGGTGGTCCCGCGGGTCCGCGAGCTGCTCGCGCAGGCCCCGGTCACGGCCTGA
- the trxA gene encoding thioredoxin, whose protein sequence is MSTIDLTAGNFEQTVLDNEIVFVDFWASWCGPCRNFAPIYEAASEEHGDLVFASVNTEEEQQLASAARVTSIPTLMAFKKGALVFSQAGALPAPALAQVIAAVRDFDVDAAKAAK, encoded by the coding sequence CGACCTCACCGCCGGCAACTTCGAGCAGACGGTCCTCGACAACGAGATCGTGTTCGTCGACTTCTGGGCGTCGTGGTGCGGCCCGTGCCGCAACTTCGCGCCGATCTACGAGGCGGCCTCCGAGGAGCACGGCGACCTGGTCTTCGCCTCGGTCAACACCGAGGAGGAGCAGCAGCTCGCCTCCGCCGCCCGGGTCACCTCGATCCCGACCCTGATGGCCTTCAAGAAGGGCGCGCTGGTCTTCTCGCAGGCCGGTGCCCTGCCCGCGCCCGCGCTGGCGCAGGTCATCGCCGCCGTCCGCGACTTCGACGTCGACGCCGCGAAGGCCGCGAAGTGA